The Acinonyx jubatus isolate Ajub_Pintada_27869175 chromosome A2, VMU_Ajub_asm_v1.0, whole genome shotgun sequence genomic sequence tcattttgttgtctgattgctaatgctagcacttccaacactatgttaacagcagtgagagtggacatccctgtcgtgttcctgacctcagggggaaagctcacagtttttccccattgaggatgatgttagctgtgggcttttcatctATGGCtcttatgatctttaagtatgttccttccatcccgACTTTCTAGcaggtttttatttagaaaggatgctgtattttgtcaaatgctttttctgcatcgattgacaggatcatatggttctcctcctttgttttattaatgtgatgtatcacattgatttgcgaatgttgaaccagctctgcagcccaggaatgaatcccatttgcaTGGTGAATAATTCgttttatgtgctgttgaatgTGATTTCCTAGtatttcattgagaatttttgtatccatgttcatcagggatattggcctgtaattctccttttttgtggggtctttggtttgggaatcaaggtaatgctggcttcatagaatgagtctggaagttttccttccgtttctgttttttggaacatcttgagaaggataggtattaactgtgcgttaaatgtctggtagaattctcttGGAAGCCATGTGGtctaggactcttatttgttggcagatttttgataattgattgaatttcttcactagttatgggtctgttcaaattttctgtttctttctgtttgagttttgatAGTTGTGGGtatccaggaatttgtccatttcttccaggttgtgcagtttgttggcatataatttttcagtgttctctgataattgcttctatttctgagtgattggttgtgataaatccattttcattcatgattttatctctttggatcctctctctttttgagaagtctggctaggggtttatcaattttgtttattttttcaaaaaaccaactcttggttctattgatctattgatctgtttttttggattctatattgtttatttgtgctctgatctttattatttctcttcccctGCTGGGTTTCGGTTTCtctgttgttctgcttctagttcttttaggtgtgctgttagatttttgtgtttgggatctttcttgtttcttgagataggcctggattgcaatgtattttcctcttaggactgcctttgatgcgtcccaaagggtttggattgttgtgttttcgttttcattggtttccatgtatttttaaatttcttctttaattgcctggttgacccattcgttctttagtaggatgttctttaacctccatgcatttggaggtttctCAAACTTTGTCCTGTgattaatttcaagtttcatggcattgtgatctgaaagtgtgcatggtatgatctcaattctttcatatttattgagggctgttttgtgacccagtatgtgatctatcttggagaatgttccctgtgcactcgagaagaatgtatattctgttgttgcAGGATGGaaagttctaaatgtatctgttaagtccatctggtccagtgtatcattcagggccattgtttctttattgattttctgtctagatgacctgtccattgttgtaagtggagtgttaaactgcccctgcaattaccacattcttatcaataaggttgtttatgtttgtgattagttgttttatctgtttgggtGCTGCcaaattcagtgcatagacatttataattgttagttcttccttatagatagaccctgtaattattatatacttccctttttcctctcttgttacagccttcagtttaaaatctagtttgtctgatagaagtatgggtactccagctttcttttgacttccagtagcatgatagatagttctccatcccttcagttttaatctgaaggtgtcctcaggtctaaaatgggtctcttgtagacagcaaatagatgggtcttgttttttttatccactctgataccctatgtcgtttggttggagcacttagtccatttacattcagtgttattattgaaagatatgggtttagagtttTTGTATTATCcgtagatttcatgcttgtagtgatgtctctggtcctttgtggtctttgcagcATTTCACTCACAgtgtcccccttaggatctcttgtacgGCTGGTTTAgcggtgatgaattccttcagtttttgttcatttgggaagacctttatctctcctattctgaatgacaggcttgctggataaaggattcttggctgcatatttttcctgttcatcacattgaatatttcctatactccattctggcctgccaagtttcagtagataggtctgctactaccttatgtgtctacccttgtaggttaaggcctgtttatccctgactgctttcagaattctctctttaactttgtattttgccagtttcactatgatatgtcgtgcagaagatctaTTCAAGTTACGTTCGAAAGGTGATTCGgatgcctcctggatttcaattctgtttccttccccagatgggagaagttctcagctatgatttcttcaagtacagcttctgcccctttctctctctcttcttcttctggacctcctatgatacagatattgttccgtttCACTGAATCACTTAGTACTgtaattctccccttgtgatccagaatttttttatctttctttttctcagtttcatccttttccataattttatcttctgtttcatttaatCTCCCCTATGCCTCTTCAgtccttgctgtcactgcctctagtttattttgcacctcatttattgcatttttttaattcatcataactattttttagttccttgatcttggcagcaatagattctctgctgtcttgtatgcttttttcaagcccagcgattaatcttatgactattattttatcTTGTTCAGTTatgttgtttatatctgttttgatcaattctttagctatcatttcttcctggaatttcttttgaggagaattcttccatttcatcattttggctagtttcctgtcccttatgtgttttaaaacgttgttatgtgtcctgcacctgcgagcactactatattaaagaggagtgatacactgtccagggcctggcccttcaggaggtgttttttggagtgtgttacttgctctctgttgttgtgactttggttaccttatctccctactcatagtgatgttttgaaCCCTCCATCagttgtgctttgatttgtttgctgAAGTAGCCCttaataggaaaacaaacaaaaaaacagaaaacaaaaacaaacacacaaacaaaaaaaaccccaaaaacaaaaaacagaaacaccagctacaagtaaacagcagggtggaggtggtgctgattgaagaggccttatcccatacaaagaaatgacagggacagggaaaaagaaaaaataaaaattgaccagacagagaaactatacggcttaatccagagagagagaaaggaaaataaaaaaaggaggtgtagaacatgtatcaaaagaatagattaaatgtgtctgcttaaacaaaccaacaaccagaataacccgATTGGAGGAGGGAAgatatgagaaggaaaaaaggaagaacatatctatataataagaattgtctgAGAATTAATCCAGGCAGTGCAGCAGCACAGGTCTGGAGGAGCATCTATCTGTCTGGTCTTCAGCATCAAGACTGCTCGAGTATCCAGTAGATTCGTAGTTACCTGGCACAgaggggcatggtttggtgtaggtgGGTCCCGCCTCCACTGGGGGCCCCGCTGTCTGATCCCTGAGGACCCACCttggtggtgatggggagaaaaatggcgacaccccagtctctcctccacagactgggtgtcccaaaccactctgttcgaGCCGTCCTCACTGTGCCACGGGTGCAAAAGAGGCGGTTTGCCCCGCTCCGCTAACTCCTGTGCCTCCCTggtgcttggctgggattcaaactcctgCTCCATGCACCCCAGTACTGGGGAAGTGCCGCTTGGCACTGCCCGATATATGGTCTCTGGCTGGCAGGCGCAGGCAGTCTTTGTGCTTTGAGCGGATGTatgccttcttcccacagcactccagggaggggatcgCTTTCTCCTACTGCAGACTGTGTCTCTGACCTAGCCACCAGTCTGGGGCAGGCTCCACTCCTCCCCAGGTGCGCGGTCAGGGCAGCCAGCCCCCAGAGTAAGCCCCGCAGTTAGAGAGTGGATCTCTTCCTCCTGGTCCATgattttctcttgtccaaatacagtcctatgcttccccagcctctgtttctcttccctttgtctctctgcagaaggggatccctccacttggttcattttctctctcccagttcacaatcATGCACCTATGGCCTGTCAGGTTGTCCCAGTGGGTCCCTGGAAGCTACTTTGTCACTTTGCCTTCTGGACTcttggagttcaaagtcctttggcttcaacacTGCTTTGTTTGAGAGACGAGGGAACttcgggtccccctacttctctgccatgttggcccccCTGTACTTTGGACTTTAAAGTGGTactctttttatttcacttatggaataaaagagaagaagccagggtggggggtggaattGAGTGCCAAGTGCTCTTGGATGTTACCTCCGGAGGTTTTTGCTGATTCTTCACGGTGCCCTTCTCTCTTCAGGTAACCTGGATGGGGAGGACCATGCTGCAGAGCGAACAGTGGAGGATGTTTTCCTTCGAAAGTTCATGCTGGGCACTTTTCCAGGGTGTCTGGCTGACCAGGTTATCCTGAAGCGCCGGGCTAATCAGGTGGAGATCTGTGCCCTGGTCCTGAGGCAGCTGCCTGCATACAAGTTCTACTTCCTGGTGGGTTACAGTGAAACTCTGCTCTCCCACTTTTACAAATGTCCTGTCCGTCTGCACCTCCAAACGGTGCCCTCCAAGGTTGTGTACAAGTACATCTAGCACAGTCACTTTTTTTGCATCAGGCTTGAGCCTGCCAAGGACAGGAATGTGTGGGAAAGGGGTGAAGTGGGAATGGGGAAAATGTATCCCTTCAATGAACTGAGGATTCGTTTTCAAAGCtgctgttcaataaatactttccaTGTTGTCTTGCCTCTTGGTTTGTCTTTACTCTTTAGAGAACTGGAATAGAGTCCTTTTGAGGGTGCTCCAAGGCTCCCAGACAGGCTAGGCCGCCAGTTGTTCGAGGTTTGGGTAACAGCTGCAATGCAATGATTATCTTGTGCCAATCACTTTATCAGGAACTTTACTGaaagttctttgttttctctcaaaatggAAAGATCCGTTTTTggtgattataaaataatgttgagtttaaataattttaaacaatatatacatgtgtCGACCATGAAAGTTTCTTGTAATTCTCCCACAGAGAGAACGACTGGGTACAGTTTATTTGCAGAtgcacctcctccctcccccccgccgcccaGAAACACCCTAATGCGTACGCATTGTTTTATTACACAAGCTTTCAACAGAGCAGCGACTCTGTGCCACAGACTCTTCTGAGTGCTCGGAatccatcagtgaacaaaacattctgttccaggatccctgCCTCCATGACACTTGCGTCTCTGTGGAGGTGGGCATGACTCCAAGCAGGTGAGGGAGGTAGACCTATAGCTCAGTGGGAGAGAGCATTTCAGAAAGTGGTATTTGCGAAAACTGCACGTGGTGCTGGGTGGTGGGGCAGGAATTGCTGACCAATTTCACTCTGACTCTGACCTTGGCCCTCACCTTGATACACTTAACCTTGAACTTCAACCTCACATATCCTACTCCCAACTCTGACCTTGACTTATTACCCTCTGATTCTACCCTAAAGCTCTACTCTCCCTCCAACAGAAATGCTCTCTCTAGTCCTACCTACCACTTGACCATCACTCAACTTCACTCTTGCCTGAGGGTCTCAGTGGGATCCTCCTGGCATCATGTCTGACTCTGACACTGACTTTGATCATGTCCCTCATATAACCCTCTCAGTTTGAGTTTCTGAAAACATCATTCTAATGCTATCTGATCCTTACCGTGACCCTGACTGACCTCATCGTAACTCCCAAGTTAAGAGTTGCTTGCTTTGACTCTGACCATAATCCTGATCCAGATTCTTATGACCTTGACCATAAAACTGAAAGTCATTTAAATTTGACCCTATCCCTGATCTTCCTTCAGTGATAAAGTGGACTCTGACCTTCACCTTGAAACTCAACCATCACCCAGACTCTCCCTTGCACAGATCTGACCCTATTCTTAACCCTGATTGTAACCCTGATTCTAACAGTCAACAACCTTTGATTGATAAGACTGATTGTCATTCAGGCCCTGAGATACCTTCACACCCTGCTGACAAAACTCAACCTTGACCTGATTCTGACCCTTCTGACCTCCACTCTGACACTGACCATGACCCTGGATTTCATGTGAATTTGACCCTCACCATCCTCCTGATTCTCACCATAACACTTTGACCCTTACCCTAAAAGTGATCTAACTGAACCTCAGCTGGATTTGATCATGTCCCTGACCCTCATGACCCTGATCAACCCACATACTGACCATGAAACTTCACCTAACCCTGACCTTGACCCTGAACCTTATTCAAATCCGTAACTGACACAGGTCCAGACTGTGACCCTGATGTGCAGCCTTGCTTTGATAATCACCATTACTCACCCAGATCTTGACCCTGATCcagtttttaattgaaatgtatttgacatattgtataaatttaaggtgtatcAACTTAACATGTACATCTTAAATGTATCAAGTTAACATGTACACCTTAAATGTACATATGTATCTTGATACATATCATGATTGCAACAATTAGCAGCTCTGTCATATTACAGAATTATTCTGTCTTTTTAGTTGTTGGAATAATGAAGTTCTACGTTCCTAGTAAGTTTGTTGATTATAATACAACATTGTCTATATTCACTGTATTGTGCATTGTATCTCTagagctcatttaatcttcattgtAAATTTGTACCCTTAGACAAAAACTGCCCAGTCCCCTTCCCTccctagcccctggtaaccaccatttcactctgttttgtgagtttggcttttttagattccacatataagtgatatcctacagtatttgtctttgtccatCTGAATTACTTCATTTAGCGTAATTTCCACAAGGtctatccatgctgttgcaaatggcaggatgtcctcttttctcatggctgaataatatattccatgtgtaccacatctttatccattgatTTGTTGACGGGAGGGTTGTTGTTTCCatattggctattgtgaacaaatACTGCAGTAAATATGAGAGTGCATATCTCTCTTcaaaatcctgtttttatttcctttgtgtatatacccAGACGTGGAATCACTGGATCATTGGTAggtgtacttttaattttttctataaaccttcatattgttttccactgTAGTTGAAACATGCACACCAGCAGTGTGAAAGAggtcccttttctccatgtccttgtcAGCAATTTTTTATCTCCTGTCTTCTTGATAATAGGTGTTCTGACAGGTGCGTGGTGatgtctcattatggttttgatttgcatttccctgataatgagtgatgtggagcatcttttcatgcacctgttggctatttgtatgtgttctttggaaaagggtctgGTTCTACCCATTTTCCaatttggattgtttgtttcattttgttagtAGATTCTTTGTACAAAAGGTTTTAGGTTTCATGGAGccctatttgttcattttcactttcgtctcttgtgcttttggtgtcatggtcaagaaatcattgccaaaaccaaTGTTAAGGAGCTTCTTCCCTACATTTACTTCTAGGAGCTTTATAGTACCAGGtccttatgttcaagtctttaatctactCAACTGTAAGacaggggtccaatttcattgcTCTCAATGTGCTCATCCAGTTTTCcctaccttattatttttttaattttttaaaaaatgtttttgagacagagaaagacagagcatgagcaggggaggggcagagagagagggagacacagaatctgaagcaggctccaggctctgagctgtcagcacagagcccgacgtggggcttgaactcatagactgtgagatcatgacctgagctgaagttggacgctcacccaggcaccccaccccaccttatTTGTTGGTGGCACCCCACCTTTacccattgtgtgttcttggcttTCTTGTTGTATAAGCAGGGGTTCAGTTCTTTGccttctattccattccattggtctatgtgtctatttttgtctgTATATGCAGtaacatactgtttttattagtaaagatttgtagtatagtttgaagccAGGAACTGTGGTATCTCTGGCTCTGTTCTTTTttgctcaagattgctttggttattctgggtctttttgatttcaaaaagattttaggactgttttttctatttctgtgaaaaatgcctttggtgttttgatggggattgcattgaatctgtagatggctttgggtagaatggacattttaacaatacaagttcttctgatccatgaacacaggatgtctttccatttgtttgtctttccatttctttgatttctttcagcaaagtcttgtagttttcattgtacaggaCTTCCACATCctaggttaaatttattcctaagtatgttattgttttatatgcTATTCTGAATGGGAtagttatctttatttctttttcagatgtttcattgttagtgtataggaatgcaactgatttctgtaagTTGATTTTGTGTCCCACAACCTGACTGAAAtcattgattagttctaacagtttttgggtTGAGCCTTTCAGATGTTCTAAATACAGACTCATATTATCAGCAGATAGTGACAGGTTCACTTTTTCCTTCAAGATTTGGATGCctgttatttctttgtcttgcctatTTGCTTTGGCTCGGACTTCTAATACCGTATTGAATACTATGATACTATATTACTATAATACTATGATACTATGATACTAGGACTTCTTATACTATATTGAATAAGAGTGGTGTGTGTgtaaacatccttgtcttgtgcctgatccttgaggaaaaactttcaattttcaccactgagtatacTGTTAGCTGTGAGCTCATAACATATGGCCTTTAATATATtgaggtgtgttccttctatatTCAATctgctgagggtttttatgaaaTTATGTATTTCGTCacatgttttttctgcatctattaagatgatcatatgattttttcttttcttcttttataattttttaaagtttacttattctgagacagagtgcaagttggggaggggtagatagagagagaatcccaagcaagctctgtagggtcagcacagagcctgatgtggggctcaaacccatgaaaatgtgggattgtgacctgagccaaaatcaagaggctcaactgactgagccacccaggtgcccctcttttattttattaattagatgtatcatatttattgatGTGTGTATGTTGAATGGTCCTTGCATTCCAGGGATAAATCCTACtcatggtgtataattattttcatgtgttcttatttttttttaacatttatttatttatttatttatttatttattcattcattcattcatccatttattcattcatttatttatgtatgtatgcatgcatgcatgcatgtatgtattcattcattcatttattaatttattcattcattcattcaatatatatatattcaatatatatataatgccatttatatatatataataatttatatatataaatgctatatatatatgtgagagagagagaaagagaatcccaagaaggctctgcactgtcagtgcagagcctgatgaagggctcaaactcaggaactctgagatcatgacctgagctgagatcaagagtcagatgcttaaccgactgagtcacccaggtgccccctttataGGTGttcttgaattcagtttgctaatatgttgttgagtttttgcatctatattcatcagagatgaTGAtctatatagttttcttttctctggctttggtatcagggcagTGCTGGCTTTGcaggatgaatttggaagtgcTTCTTcccaattttttggaagagtttgagaagaattggcattaattcttctttgaatgtgtTAGaatcaccagtgaagccatctcgTCCTGGGGGAGGTTTCtgtgttgggaggtttttgatcactgattcaatctctttattgGTTAcaggtctgttcagattttttatttcttcctgattcagttttgaaacgttgtttctaggaatgtatcaatttcttctaagttgtctaACTTTTTTGGCTTATAATTGTTCAGAATAGTCTCACAATCCTGTTTTTCTGCAGTCTCAGTTGTAATATCTCCTTTTTCACTCTTAAttttgagtcttttctgtttttttcttagtctagctaaagatttgttgattttgtttatcttattGAAGAAACAGTTCTCATTTATATCAACCCTTCCTCATccctattttacttatttctgctctgagcgttattattttcttccttctgctaactttgggcttaattgttttttttttttttcctagttccttGAGAAGTAAAGATATGTTGCTTATTTGAGATGTTTACAATTTCCTGATGTATGCACCTGTCACTTTAAATTTTCAGAGATGCTgttttttgctgcatcccataccTTCTGATATggtgtgtttccttttttatttcttttgagatacttttttgttttccttctgatttctcctttgacccaTTGATTGTTCAGGGCGTGCTGTTAGCTGCCACATATTTGTGGATTTCCCAGCTTGTCTCTTGTTGATTCCTAGTTTCACACCATTGTGGTAAGAAAAGATAGTTGGTACGATTTCAGTCTTGTCAAAGTAGCTAAGATTTGTTGTGTGTCCTGTCATGTGgtccattctggagaatgttccgtggGCACTTGAGGATAGTGTGCGTTCTGCTGCTGTTgagtctcattaaaaaaaaaaaattaatgtttattcatttttgagagagctagagacagagtgcgagcaagggaggggcagagagagagggagacagaatccgaactaggttccaggctctgagctgtcagcacagagcctgatgaggggcttgaactcacaaattgtgagatcataacctgtgccaaagtcagacacttaacctactgagccacccaggcatccctggttcTCATGTTTTAATCCATGCAGCCATTCTGCCCATTGATTGGTGGCTTCAGTTCATTTATATACTGCTACCTCACATTTTGTCTTCTGCTTGTCTTGTATTTCCTTtgttatcccccccccccctttgtttcTGTCTACCTCTGTGAAGGGCTGGCTTTCCACAGTATGTACTTTGGTCTccccttttcttgttttgtgaCTGActctagagttttgttttgttgttaccATGTGGATTACGAAAAACATCTGTTAGATAAAATAATCCTTTTTACACTGATAGCACCTTATTAGAATTCCCTATGAAGTTTCCACCCTTTCActcttcctcctttatttttgatgttacaatgtacctcttttttttaatattgtttatttatttactttgagagagggtgagcgcgtgagtgggaagggcagagagagaggagagagaatctcaagctggttccacgctgtgaacacagagcctggtgtggggcttgaactcacaacacgagtcaaaactgtgagatcatgacatgagccaaaatcaagagtcggccgcttaaccgactgaatcacccaggtgccccaaaatgtgctTCTTTTTACGCTGTGAATTCCCTGAGGAGTTATAGTGgcttcagttatttttaatgctCTTTTCCATTAGCCTCCAAACTATAATTAAGTTGTTAACACATCATTCTAATATAAGAGTTCCCACTTTCTAATTGTGTTAATTTTTTGCCTTTACTAGTATATTATGTACTTTCATTTGAATTTATGTCACTCAtcaatgtcttttcatttcatctgAAGAACCCCGTTCAGCATTTCCTTCAAGGCTAGTCTCGTGGTGGTGAGCTTTCTCAGCTTTTGTGTGTCTAGCAAGGcctctatttctccttta encodes the following:
- the MRPS24 gene encoding 28S ribosomal protein S24, mitochondrial isoform X2, with the protein product MAASVCFRGLRLRALSWSRELPCSWCALHTSAVCTKNRAARVRVGKGDKPVTYEEAHAPHYIAHRKGWLSLHTGNLDGEDHAAERTVEDVFLRKFMLGTFPGCLADQVILKRRANQVEICALVLRQLPAYKFYFLVGYSETLLSHFYKCPVRLHLQTVPSKVVYKYI
- the MRPS24 gene encoding 28S ribosomal protein S24, mitochondrial isoform X1 — translated: MAASVCFRGLRLRSPCHVLLISQALSWSRELPCSWCALHTSAVCTKNRAARVRVGKGDKPVTYEEAHAPHYIAHRKGWLSLHTGNLDGEDHAAERTVEDVFLRKFMLGTFPGCLADQVILKRRANQVEICALVLRQLPAYKFYFLVGYSETLLSHFYKCPVRLHLQTVPSKVVYKYI